The DNA window TCTGCTATGTGACGCCGGCGGAGCATCTGGCCCTTCCGACACCTGAAGAGGTCTTCGAGGGAGTCATCTCCTCCCGTATCGCAGCTCACATCGGGGACATGGTCAAGCTGAACAAGCGCGACGATGATCTGGAGATGGGACATGCGAGAAAAGCCCTCGACTGGGACCGGCAGTACGCAGTTGCAATCAACCCGAAGAGGGCGAAGGAGATTCGGGACAGCCGGATGCCGGCCGATACCGACGGGTGCACGATGTGCGGCGACTACTGTGCCATCAAGATCGTCGCCAAGCACTTCAACTTCTAATCCTTTTTTTGACTGACGTTGAGCGGTCCAATCGTTTGAATCGATCAAGTCTGGATGATACTTCGGCGACAGATCAGTTCCTAGACTGCGGATTTGGGAAATAACCTGCCGATCATCAATCAGAGGTGAGGTGAACACCACACCTACCGATCTGATCATTTCTGCGCCTCTCCTGATGGTCGGGAATGCTTCAGAGCATCGATCATACTCATTCCATGAACGAATAGAGATCGATCTGGAGAAAAGAGATATTCAATCAGTTGTTCTGTTGATGTTCCGCTGTTGCCCTCATCGGCTGCACGAGCATTGGATGCATCATCGGCAGCGCTGAGATCGCCTATCAGGACAAATCCGGGAGTCGGAAAAAAAAGGGTTCGACTCAGCCCCTCAGGGCGAAGGTGATCCAGTTGATGTTGACATAGTCGGTCGGGAATACAAGTCTCAGCCGGTGCTGGCCGGCCGGCAGCGTCACTTGTGCCGAGACCGTCTGGAAGACAGGCCAGTCACCGGTATTCGGGACAGTCACGGTTGCCACAGGTGTGGTCCCTCCATCGACATACACCTGGACTGTTGAACCTGCATGGGAGGAGGCAACCCTGAACCCAGCATCATACGTGCCGGCAGTGCTGACGTTCACCGTGTACGCAAGCCATTCGCCGGCACGGATCCAGCCCACGTTCGGCGACCCGTCGGTGTCGAGCTGTTCGATATCGACGTCGTCATGCCGGTAGACCCCACCCTCGTTCCCAGGGGTTGTGTCATGGTAGGCGACACCCTCACCGCCGAGGTCGTAGTCCTCGGCCTGCAGGGTGCCGGGGAGGTTGTGCGGGCCGTTGTATGCCTGACCGGTCGGGGTCAGGTTCACGGTTATATCCACGTTCTGGTCTTTACCAGGATGGTCGGTGATGGTTCCGGAGACGGTGGTGTATCCATCTTTCTGGACCGTGTAGGTTCTGTAGGGAGTTCCGGTGGTATAGACCTGTATCTTCAGAATCCCCTGTGCGATCGTCCCCTTGGTGGTCTGATCGAAGAGGACTGTGGCTCCATCCACATTACAGTGGATCGTATACCATCCCTGATCCCCACCCTCCGAGGTCGGGGTGGTTGTGACCGGCACCGTCGGTACTGTCACCGATATGGTCTTATTTGAAGATCCAGCGGCATTGGTCGCGGTCTGTTTGATCGTATACGTGCCAGCCTGCCAGTAGGTGAACTGGAAGTTCCGATAGGCGGTGGTCGTGCCATCACCGAGGTCGTACCGAACCGAGGTCGCGTTCACGGAGGTGTCGGTCACCAGGATGCCCATTGAGCCGGCTCCACCCTGGGGGGTGACCGTGAAGTTGGCCACTGGCGGGTATCCGGTTGCGGTCGGTGCAGGTGTTACCGTTGAAGTCACGGTCACCGTCGGGGTTGGCGTCACCGGGGCGGTGACGTTGATGTAGTCATCGACCGTCTTCACCTGGGTTCCGTTCGAACCAATTGCGTAGAGGGAGACAGTGTACCTGCCGGCCGTATCATAGCGATGAACGGGGTTCTGATCGAACGAGGTTCCCCCGTCGCCGAACTGCCAGTAATAATACTGGACCGAGCCGTTGATCGATTCATTGAACTGCACGCCGAGCGGAGCAAGGCCGGCCGTTACATTTGCCGTGAACCCGACCATCGGCGGGTCGCTCACCGTGATGTACCCGGTCTTCTGCGTGTAGACACTGCCGTAGTCTGCACTGGAGATGACCAGGGTCACCGTGTAGGAACCCGGCTGTGTATAGGTATGGACCGGGTTCTGATCGGTCGAGGTCGCACCGTCACCGAACTGCCACTGGTATCCGCTCGCAGTAGAGGATTCGTCAGTGAACTGCGCGGTGAGTGGCGTCGGGCCGGAGGTCACGTTGGCCGTGAAATTCGCTGTCGGCACGGTGTTGACGATGACGCACCGGTACTGGGTGCAGGTGTCGCTCGTCTCGTCATTCGAAGCAGTCAGGACCACGTTGTAGGCGCCGGTCTGGTTGTAGATATGGGTCGGGTTCTGCTCGGTGGAGGTGGTGCCGTCACCAAAGTCCCATTTCCAGGCGGTCGGCGAGCCAACGGTCTGGTCCAGGAACCTGACCGAGTACGGGGCCTGGCCGACATGCCCGAAGGCGTAGAAGCCGGCGGTGAATATCGGGACGAGCTGGATGTTATGAGGAACTCCATCATCTGAACCTTTATAAGTTATCCTGATTTCTGAATTGGAGTATGACTGATATCCATTCTTGACTGCAGTCAGGGTATAATTAGGGGGAATATAGCCATAGGAGATAGTACTTCCATTAAAGTGATTGAGACCCTGCTCGTTCAGATTAAGGGGAAATATATAGTATCCCGTATTTTTCGATGTCGTCGAGCTGATGAGAAAATCTCCCGACGAAGGATCGGTTAGGGTGAGTTGGACGTCCGACACCGGCTGATGGGTGACTGAATTGTATACGTAACCCGCCACCCCGGGGGTGAGTTTGATGGTCCCCAGGTCTTTAGAATGATACACTTCAGCCTCGGTGACGTTGACGGTGGTGCGGTATTCATCATAACAGTTTTCATCCTGGAAATCCAGTTTCACAAAATACTGACCATCATCAAATCCAACGATGGTGTTCGGGAGGCTGAAACTCCCATCAGCCAGGGAATAGGCAGTACCTTCCTTAGTATCGATCTCAACACCGGGTATGGGAAGACCAGTGAATTGATCGACAACGGTACCTGTCAGGTTTGTCGTGGCGGCCGGACCAGCCGACACCGGCGCGATCAGCAACAGACAGGAGATGAGAGTCAGCACGATCAGCAGCCAGGTCATTCTTTTCATAAGAGTCATCATAGTACTAACCAGCCGATAACCGGTTTATACTTTTCTATTTTTTGCGTACAAATCGCTTTTTTTTGAAAATTCGGGTACAGATCCCATAGAAACAGAGCCTGAAATATTAAAAAATTGAGATCATATGGCCCTGTTGAAACCCTTCTGATCATCCTCAAATATTCCCCATCGATCCATCAACCGGGCTACACTTTTTCCATTTTTTTAAGATTTTTCAACAGAGCCGATCATACGGAAATCAGCAGGATCACGAAGTCAGACGAAAACTTCAACACCAGCCAGAGGGTGCCTGCCGACAGGGTCATCGACCCAAGGAACAGGATCAGAAAAAATAGAATGTTCTGATCATTTCAAAGCCGCAAGGCTGGCGAAGTCGATCGCATTGACGATGGAATCATAGTCCGCCTTCGTCCCGTGGTCGACCGAGACATAGATCATGAACCGGTCGTTCACCGAGATCCATGCCCCATAGGTATCCGGCTTCGTATAGACCTCCCAGGCCGGGTTCCCCTTCACCTGAGTGCTTCTGAAATACCCGTCAGTGCTCTCCATCGACTGGAACCCACTCCAACTGCTCTTGAATCCGACATCTTGATTGGCAGTGTCCTGATAGGTGATACTGGCCGTGGTATCCTTGTTCGTAGCGCTCTTATAACTCCCCGTCGCCATCGTCCAGGGGCGGCCGTTCGTGTCCGTCATCGTCAATCCGTTCGGCTTTTCATCGATTACCCAGCCTGCAGGTGCCGCCGGAATCAGGGCCACCATCTTGTCGTAGTCCACAGCCTGGACAACCGTGCCGGTGCCGGTCGTCGATGATCCGCTTGTCCCGGCTGTCGAGGTCGACTGCAATGGTGCCGTGGTCGCAACCGTGTTCGTCGTACTCTGCTGTCCAGACGTCGACGAGGTACACCCGGAGACCAGGACCAGACCGAGGATCAGCAGGACCAGGAGAGGAACGGATGCATGTTCCTTGTGAATGATCTTCATACAAACCTCCAATGGTTATAGACCCTCCATAGACATACCAAGTTAAAAATATACCGAAAAAAATCGTCATCTGACTTCAAGGTTTGCGAAATTCGTTTATAGAATGATGAAGACAGACCGTGAACTTCATAAGTAGTTCAATCTGGATTTATACGCCAGATCATCATCAGAAACGCGGATCATACCTCATCACAGAGTTCTCAGGTCAGTCCGTGTTCTTCCTCCCCCGGACAACGGGTGAGAGAACCGGGAATCACCGATACAGAGAAAATGGTACAGATCTTCATCGGGTGAACGTTTCTGAGACTCACGACAGGTGTTTGAAAAAAGGGAGAGAGCTAATCATTTCAGAGCCGCAATGCCGGCGAAATCGATCGCATTGATGATGGAGTCATAATCAGCCTTCGTCCCGTGATCGACCGAGACATAGATCATGAACCGGTCATTCACCGAGACCCATGCACCATAGGAATCGGGCTTGGTGAAGACCTCCCAGGCAGGATTCCCCTTCACCTGGGTGCTCTTGAAGGAGCCGTCCGAGTTCTCCACCGCATGGAAATTCTTCCAGTTGCTCCTGAACCCGACATCCTGATTGGCAGTGTCCTGATAGGTGATACTGGCCGTGGTATTCTTGTTCGTAGTGCTCGTATAACTCCCTTTTACCATTGTCCAGGGATGACCTTCCGTCTCTGTCATGGTAAATCCGGTCGGCTTATCAGTCATCACCCAGCCGGCAGGGGCCGCGGGAAGCAGGGCTATCATCCTGGTGGAATCCACGGACTGGTTGCCCGTGCCTGAACTGGCGCCGGAAACCGAGGTGGAACCGATCGCCTGGGCCGTCGTTCCGGCCGCCGAGGTCGACTGCGATGATGCCATGGTCGTGACCGCAGTGGTTGTCTTCTGTTGATCTGATGGTGACGAGGTGCACCCCGAGACCAGCACCAGGCCGATGATCAGCAGAACCAGCATGAGAGCCGGACGTGATACCTGATTCTTTTGAACGATTGTCATTCGAACCTCCACATACTAGCGTCAATTCGTCGATAGTTCATGATAAAAATTTACCGAAATGAAAAATCGTCATCGACCATAAAATGATGCGAAATAGGTATATACGAACGTAATTATTTGATACGAATCACCACGTGAGATCCAATCCAGGATCTTCAGACCAAACACCTGTTCCCTTTCACCCAGGACAGAAGAGGGATACGCCCGGATATGGGATCACTAAAAAAAGGGAATTAAAGGTTCTTGTACCCGACGATTCGGTTCAGACGATCTCAGCTGAGGTGATCGTCACCGGCTGCACCGGGCGATCGTTCGTGTCGGTCTTGACCTTCGCAATCGCGTCGACGACATCCATCCCACTGACAACCGTGCCGAACGCAGGGTGCTTCGTATCCAGGTAGTTGTTGTTCACCAGATTGATGAAGAACTGGCTGCCACCGGTGTTGGGACCGGCGTTGGCCATCGCGATGGTCCCGCGATCGTTCTTGTTGTGATCGGTGAACTCGTCAGGGATCGTATACCCCGGACCGCCGGTGCCGTCACCCTTCGGGTCGCCGCCCTGGATCATGAACCCGGCGATCACCCGGTGGAAGGTCAGGTTGTTGTAGAACCCTTTCTGGACAAGTTTTTCGAAGTTCCCGGTCGTGACCGGCATATCCCCGTACAGCTGGATCGTGATATCACCCATCGAGGTGTGCAGGATGGCCTTCTTCCCGGTCAGGTTGGCCGCAGAACTCGTTCCATTGGTTGTATTCTTTGCAGAGGTGGTCGCTGCGGCTGCAGTGGTGACTGCAGTGGCGACGGTGGTGGTCGCCTGACCAGAGACCGAAGAGGTCTGTTGCTGGCTCTGGGGGGTACTCGTGCATCCGGCGATGAAGAGGGATGCTGCGAGGATCAGCCCGACACAGAGCAGAATATGTGCTCGTCTCATCCATACAAGCTCACCGCCATCCCTATATGAGGATTGCGGCAACGAAATAATTCCAAAAAAAAGAAGGCTTCCCCTCGGATTGATGCGATCAGATGATCTCTGCCGTGACGATCGTCACCGGGGTCTGCGGGCGGTCGCTCCGGTCGGTCCGGACCTTTGCGATCGCGTCGATGACCTCCATCCCGCTGACGACCTTTCCAAAGACCGGGTGCTTCTGGTCCAGGAAGTTGTTGTTCACCAGGTTGATGAAGAACTGGCTGCCACCGGTGTTGGGGCCGGCATTGGCCATCGAGATGGTCCCACGGTCGTTCTTATTGTGGGCCGTGAACTCATCAGGGATCACATACCCGGGCCCGCCGGTGCCGTCACCCTTCGGGTCGCCGCCCTGGATCATGAACCCGTCGATCACCCGGTGAAAGGTCACGTTGTTATAGTAGCCTTTCTGCACGAGAGACTCGAAATTTCCTGCGGTCACCGGCATATCCGCATCCAGCTGGATGGTCACATCGCCCATCGAGGTATGCAGAACAGCCTTCTTGCCTGTCTCATTTGCCATTGGTATCAAACTCCATGAATACTTACTGTGGTGTGAGTTCCGTTCGACGCAAGGCCTCTGGGTCTGCGCTCGTCTCAGCCTTACAAACTCATCATCATCCCTATATGAGAGTTGTGGCGGTACGTGACCAGAGAAAAAAGACCCGGACAGAGAGGCGATCAGAGGAGGAAGATTGAGAAGGAACCAGAACCCACCAATCATAAGGGAGAGAGATGAGGCCTGCCAGGATAGAGATACTGCTGATCGTGATGCTCATCGGGGGCGTTGCGCTTGCCGGGTGCACTGCACAGAAGAGTTCAGACACTACCAGTGGTGCCGGTGGGGATGCGGCAACCATCTTCGCCCAGGCCGACACCCTCGGCGAACAGGGGAACTACCAGCAGGCCCTGACCGCATACGACCAGGGACTGCAGATCGATCCAAACAACATCGAAGCGTTGAACGGAAAAGGGGCGACCCTCCGGGCACTCGGACGCGATGACGAGGCGCTGGCTGCATTCACCCGGGCGACCGAGGTCGATCCATCCTCTGCGCCGTCCTGGATGAACAGGGGCGATGTACTCGAACGGCTCGGCAGAACCACCGAGGCGGATGCGGCCTACAAAAAGGCAACAGACCTGGGCGGCACCGCCCAGCAATGACTGGAGACTGATCTCCCTCATTTCATCCTGGAACGCAGCGCTGCATTTCGATCTGGTTCATGGATGAACCGATCGGTGCCAGGTCAATCCGTTACCTGTTCGAGGATGCGTTCAATGTTGTCAATTTTTTTGTGCATGATCTCAACGGTCTGTCTGAGTAAGGCGATCTCCGTTTTAATATCAGCCAGTTCTGTTCTCCGATCTGATTGAGATCCAAACTGTTTCTCAATCCATTCCTTGAGATCCCGGGTATCTCCCGGATTTATGATACCGGTCAGTTGTGTATCCATGCATCTCACTCCCCCACATTCACAAGAATACGTTCAATATGTTCGAGTTTTTTCTCCATCCCATCCACCTTTTCATTCATAGCAGCAAGTGTCGCCCCTACCTTTTCCGATTCAGGTTTTTGCGCAACCAGCAGGTCCAGTTTTGCAAGCATCGCGTCCAGGTACGTCTCGATCCACATCTTAATTCTGGTCACCACCATGTGAATCGCCATAAAAATGAGAATTAACAGGAATACCTGCATGAGAATCGACGCAAGGGTCATCACCATTGAAAGGAGTCCCTGGCTGGCATTAAATGCAGTCTGATCTTGCTGGTTTGACATCCAGTAAGAACTTGCGATTCCTCCGGCAATGAGCAACCCGAGCAGCAAGGCCGTTAACGCAATCACCATCTTCGTTATCCAGTGAAAATCCCGGATCGTTTTGAAATTCATCTTCCTCCCCCTTCCAGTTTCTCTATGAGATCCAGATTTAGTACCAGTTCGAAGGGCACTGCCCTGTAATATCGTTTGAGGTACGGTGGTTCCTGTGCAACGCGATTGGTACCAACAACAAGGCCGGCCTTTTCAAACTGTTTTAAATATATGTTCACAAGAGGCCGGGAGACCCCGATCTCTTCGGATATCTCCCTCGCAAACTTTTCTTCGTGGGAGATCGCTTTGAGAATGTTGAGTCGCTGTTCATTTCCCAAAAAACCCAGAAGTTTTGCCAGTTCGGGAATGGAATTTGGTTCAAACATCCAATGTGTTTGATTATTTTTACACATGATAAATTTTTTGTATGTACGATCTGCTCTGATGGTGATCGAAGAAGGAAGACGGGGAGAGAGGGGGTACCAGGGAGAGGTTATGCAACATTCAGTGTTACAAAAAAGGGATCGTATTCAGATCAGGTAGGTCAGGTACAGCAGCCCGAATGCCCCGGCGATCAGCACCGCAAAGATCGCCGGGTTCCAGGCCAGCACCTTCCTTCCGTCCAACACCGAGACCGGGAGCATATTGAAGGCCGCGAGCATGGCGTTCACTTTCAGCCCGAAAAGACCGATCACACCGACCAGGAACCACTGCCCGCCAAACAACGCCAGCAGGGCGAACGGTATGCAGAGGAGCAGACTCATCACCGGACCGGCGGCCGAGATGATCCCGTTCTCTCGCTTACTGACCGAGGTGCCGTAGACCACCGTGGCCCCGGGCGCCGCAAAGACCACGCCGGCCAGGGCCGCGAGGACCACGGCCACCAGCAGCATCTGGTCGTCCCGCTGGAACTCCGCCCAGTAGCCGAAGTGCATGGCCGCGAACTTGTGCGCCATCTCGTGGAGCACGAAGCCGACGCCGACCGTCAGCAGAGAGATCAGAAAATAGATCAGTGCAATCGATAGATCTACTCTGGATCGGACGAAGATCAGCGTGAATGCAGCCGATATCGCAAGCCATGCGATCAGCAGGTCGCGCCGCTCGCGGGGGGGAATCCGTTCAAACATGGTATCTCATCAGTACAGGAGGGCTCTACACCTAAATCTTTAGTGTTGAACGCACCATTCCGACAGATCATAGACGTAAAAATGGCGAAGACGAGGCAGTCTGGAATCCCCAGACCTGTTCTCCCTCGCCGGTGAACCAGACATTTTTATGTCCATCACAACACCGATATAGGATATGGATATTACTGTTCTTCGCGAGGAGATCACCAGTGTCGACGATCAGATCATCCGCCTGATCGGAACCAGGCAGCAGATCGCCGGCAGGATCGCACGAGTCAAGTACTCCAAGGAGGCTCCGATCAGGGACGAGGGACGGCGGCAGGAAGTGCTCGAGCATGCCTTCAACCGAGCCGTCGAGGAGAAGATCGATCCCAGAAGCGTCCGGCAGATCTTTGAAATCCTGATCGAGATGAGCGAGGAGCGTCAGCACGAATGCATCGGGGAGGGGGACCTCCCCTGATCAGAGCAGGGTGTCGATATAGGAGACGACCGTATTGAGTGCTTTGATCCGTGCATAGTACTTGTCATCGGACTCGATGATCGTCCAGGGCGCCTGCTTAGTGCTGGTCTTAGCCAGCATCTCGTCGACGGCCAGCGTATACTGGTCCCATTTTTCACGGTTACGCCAGTCATCGGGGGTGATCTTCCACTGCTTGGCAGGGTCGTTCTGGCGCTGCTCGAAACGACGAAGCTGTTCGTCCTTGTCGATCTCGAGCCAGAACTTGACAAGCCCGCCGCCGCTGGCGAGGAACGCCTCCTCCATCTGGTTGATCTCGTTATACGCCCGCCCCCACTCCTCGTCAGTGCAGAACCCCTCGACTCGTTCGACCAGCACCCTGCCGTACCAGGAACGGTCAAAGATCCGGATCGAGCCGGCCGACGGGGCGTGGGTGTAAAACCGCCAGAGGTAATGGTGTGCCTTTTCAATATCGTTCGGCACCGCTACCGGCACCACCGAATACCCGCGGGGATTCAGATTCTGCGTCAGTCGGAGGATGTTTCCCCCCTTACCGGCGGCATCCCAGCCTTCGTACACGATCATCAGCGGTATCCCACGTTTGAAGATCTGATACTGGCGTTCGCGGACCCGCCCCTGAACGATCGTCAACTGCTCAAGATACTCCGGCTTGGAGAGGGAGAGGGAATGGTCGACCGGAGAGAGGATCGAGCCGGACCGTTTCTGGTCGTCTTTCTTGTGATCGCTCTGCTTCTCTTCCTTCTTCGCGGTAGAGAGCCGCGCCTCGAGTGTCTTGATCAGGACCGTGTAGACCCTGATGGCTGCAAACCGGGGATCCGTCGCCTCAACGATCGTCCAGGGGGCGTCCTTGCTATCGGTATCCTTGATGACATCCTCGATCAGAGGCAGATACAGGTCATACTGGTTGTGAAAATCCCAGTCCCCACGGGTGATCATCCAGGAGGTCAGGTGATCCCTTTCACGTTCCTCAAGCCTTCGCTTCTGCTCCTCCTTGCTGATGTGCAGGAAGAACTTCAGCACAATCGTCCCGTCGTCAGCCTGTTGCTGCTCAAAGGCCCGAATTGTCCGAAGGGACTGCTTCTCATTCTCTTTCCAGCTGATCCCGCCCATCCGCTCGGCGAGCAGCCGGCTGTACCAACTCCGGGCGAAGATCGCGATCCTCCCTTTCGCCGGGGTCTTCACCCAGAACCGCCAGAGAAAGGTATGCGCCTTCTCCTCGTCATTCGGACTCCCGGTTGCATAAAAGGTGAATCCACGTGGGTCCAGGGCATGGATCAACTCGCTGACCGCATCCGAGATCCCCGAAGCATTCCACCCCTCGACGACCAGGATCAACGGGATCCCCGCCGTTCTCAGTTCCCGCTGCAGTTCACCGAACCTCACCTGCAGTGCCGGGACTGTCTTGTCGTACTCTTTCTGATCCGCCTTCTTAGAGAGATCGTATCGGTCGAACATCATACCTCTTCAAGTCTTTCTTTTGCAGATCTGCATCTGCAGAAGAGACTGTTAACAGTTCCGCTCTATCCGGCCCGACAGGGAATTCTATCAGGTATCAGATCGATCCGTATACCGACCAGACGTCGACATGAAGAACAATCATGAATAAAGGATGCAGCATGCACCACAAAAAAATAGAACAGCCATCAGTTCGGGCTGCACTCGACTCAATTGATATTATCCAAACTATACCCTTTCTTCGTGAGCAATTCCTTGACCCGGTCACGGTGATCGCCCTGAAGTTCTATTGAACTTCCTTTCACCGTACCACCACAGGCAAGTTTGCCCTTCAGAAACTTGGTGAGTTCCTGGAGATCAATATCCGAAGGATCAAGACCATCGATGACCGTGACCTCTTTTCCATATCTTCGTCTATTAACGTTGACATTGATCCGCTGCTGTTCCTTTGCAACCTCCTCACAGATGCACAGTTCTTTAGGTAGCCCACAGGTTGAGCATATCCCACCATTCATTACATCTTACTTCAAGTTCTGCTTATATATTTGTTGGCATAACAGGTCATAGATAATCCAGACCTTTGTTCTGATCCAGAGGTCACGATGGAAGGGGGGTGAAACATGGTCTGAGGGAATCCTCTGCCCTGGGCCGACATGATTAATACCAAAAAATTGAGAATACTCATCCAAATCCAGAATTAAGATGAGAATTATAGAATATTTGTTCGAAATTTTGGGACTTGATCAGGAGATCTCAAAAATAAAGGATAGAACAGGGCGCATTCCGGCTCAGATATGAGACATCATTGCACCCCCCTGCCCGATGCGGTGATTTATCTGCGGTGACCTCGAACCATAGGGTAATATGTCACTGATGATCCTCGGTACCTCATCACATGTCGGCAAGAGTGTGACGGTGGCTGCGATCTGCCGGATCATGATCAGACAGGGGATCAGTGTCGCCCCGTTCAAATCCCAGAATATGAGTTTGAATTCATATGTGACCAGGGACGGAGCAGAGATCGGGATAGCCCAGGCGATGCAGGCCTTCGCCGCCAGGGTGCTTCCCTCGGCACTGATGAACCCGGTGCTCCTCAAACCCAAAGGGGACAGCACCTCGCAGGTGGTGCTGCTCGGCCACCCGTACAAGGACGTTCAGATAAGAGACTATTACCAGGAGACCGATCACCTCCTTGAGATCGCCGTCGACGCCTACCACCAACTGGTCGAGGAGTATGGAGCAGTGATCGTCGAAGGGGCCGGCGGTGCTGCAGAGGTGAACCTCTACGACCGGGACATCGCCAACATCAGGCTGGCTGAACATCTCCGGCTCCCCATCGTCCTCGTGGCGGACATCGAACGAGGCGGCGTCTTTGCCCAGGTCTACGGCACGATCGCCCTGCTGCCCGAGCAGATTCGTCCCCTGGTGAAGGGGATCATCATCAACAAGTTTCGGGGAGACCCGACCCTCTTCGAGAGCGGGGTGAAGACCCTCGAGGATCTGACCGGCGTGCCAGTGCTCGGGGTCATCCCCTACACCCGGCTCGATCTACCGAGCGAGGACTCCCTCTCCCTGCAGGACAAGGAACGGCAGACCGGCCTGGTTCGGATCGCCGTGATCCGACTTCCGCAGATCGCAAACTTCA is part of the Methanosphaerula palustris E1-9c genome and encodes:
- a CDS encoding PKD domain-containing protein, encoding MKRMTWLLIVLTLISCLLLIAPVSAGPAATTNLTGTVVDQFTGLPIPGVEIDTKEGTAYSLADGSFSLPNTIVGFDDGQYFVKLDFQDENCYDEYRTTVNVTEAEVYHSKDLGTIKLTPGVAGYVYNSVTHQPVSDVQLTLTDPSSGDFLISSTTSKNTGYYIFPLNLNEQGLNHFNGSTISYGYIPPNYTLTAVKNGYQSYSNSEIRITYKGSDDGVPHNIQLVPIFTAGFYAFGHVGQAPYSVRFLDQTVGSPTAWKWDFGDGTTSTEQNPTHIYNQTGAYNVVLTASNDETSDTCTQYRCVIVNTVPTANFTANVTSGPTPLTAQFTDESSTASGYQWQFGDGATSTDQNPVHTYTQPGSYTVTLVISSADYGSVYTQKTGYITVSDPPMVGFTANVTAGLAPLGVQFNESINGSVQYYYWQFGDGGTSFDQNPVHRYDTAGRYTVSLYAIGSNGTQVKTVDDYINVTAPVTPTPTVTVTSTVTPAPTATGYPPVANFTVTPQGGAGSMGILVTDTSVNATSVRYDLGDGTTTAYRNFQFTYWQAGTYTIKQTATNAAGSSNKTISVTVPTVPVTTTPTSEGGDQGWYTIHCNVDGATVLFDQTTKGTIAQGILKIQVYTTGTPYRTYTVQKDGYTTVSGTITDHPGKDQNVDITVNLTPTGQAYNGPHNLPGTLQAEDYDLGGEGVAYHDTTPGNEGGVYRHDDVDIEQLDTDGSPNVGWIRAGEWLAYTVNVSTAGTYDAGFRVASSHAGSTVQVYVDGGTTPVATVTVPNTGDWPVFQTVSAQVTLPAGQHRLRLVFPTDYVNINWITFALRG
- a CDS encoding peptidylprolyl isomerase; protein product: MRRAHILLCVGLILAASLFIAGCTSTPQSQQQTSSVSGQATTTVATAVTTAAAATTSAKNTTNGTSSAANLTGKKAILHTSMGDITIQLYGDMPVTTGNFEKLVQKGFYNNLTFHRVIAGFMIQGGDPKGDGTGGPGYTIPDEFTDHNKNDRGTIAMANAGPNTGGSQFFINLVNNNYLDTKHPAFGTVVSGMDVVDAIAKVKTDTNDRPVQPVTITSAEIV
- a CDS encoding peptidylprolyl isomerase; amino-acid sequence: MANETGKKAVLHTSMGDVTIQLDADMPVTAGNFESLVQKGYYNNVTFHRVIDGFMIQGGDPKGDGTGGPGYVIPDEFTAHNKNDRGTISMANAGPNTGGSQFFINLVNNNFLDQKHPVFGKVVSGMEVIDAIAKVRTDRSDRPQTPVTIVTAEII
- a CDS encoding tetratricopeptide repeat protein produces the protein MRPARIEILLIVMLIGGVALAGCTAQKSSDTTSGAGGDAATIFAQADTLGEQGNYQQALTAYDQGLQIDPNNIEALNGKGATLRALGRDDEALAAFTRATEVDPSSAPSWMNRGDVLERLGRTTEADAAYKKATDLGGTAQQ
- a CDS encoding ArsR/SmtB family transcription factor; amino-acid sequence: MFEPNSIPELAKLLGFLGNEQRLNILKAISHEEKFAREISEEIGVSRPLVNIYLKQFEKAGLVVGTNRVAQEPPYLKRYYRAVPFELVLNLDLIEKLEGGGR
- a CDS encoding zinc metalloprotease; this translates as MFERIPPRERRDLLIAWLAISAAFTLIFVRSRVDLSIALIYFLISLLTVGVGFVLHEMAHKFAAMHFGYWAEFQRDDQMLLVAVVLAALAGVVFAAPGATVVYGTSVSKRENGIISAAGPVMSLLLCIPFALLALFGGQWFLVGVIGLFGLKVNAMLAAFNMLPVSVLDGRKVLAWNPAIFAVLIAGAFGLLYLTYLI
- a CDS encoding chorismate mutase gives rise to the protein MDITVLREEITSVDDQIIRLIGTRQQIAGRIARVKYSKEAPIRDEGRRQEVLEHAFNRAVEEKIDPRSVRQIFEILIEMSEERQHECIGEGDLP
- the pap gene encoding polyphosphate:AMP phosphotransferase — encoded protein: MMFDRYDLSKKADQKEYDKTVPALQVRFGELQRELRTAGIPLILVVEGWNASGISDAVSELIHALDPRGFTFYATGSPNDEEKAHTFLWRFWVKTPAKGRIAIFARSWYSRLLAERMGGISWKENEKQSLRTIRAFEQQQADDGTIVLKFFLHISKEEQKRRLEERERDHLTSWMITRGDWDFHNQYDLYLPLIEDVIKDTDSKDAPWTIVEATDPRFAAIRVYTVLIKTLEARLSTAKKEEKQSDHKKDDQKRSGSILSPVDHSLSLSKPEYLEQLTIVQGRVRERQYQIFKRGIPLMIVYEGWDAAGKGGNILRLTQNLNPRGYSVVPVAVPNDIEKAHHYLWRFYTHAPSAGSIRIFDRSWYGRVLVERVEGFCTDEEWGRAYNEINQMEEAFLASGGGLVKFWLEIDKDEQLRRFEQRQNDPAKQWKITPDDWRNREKWDQYTLAVDEMLAKTSTKQAPWTIIESDDKYYARIKALNTVVSYIDTLL
- the yciH gene encoding stress response translation initiation inhibitor YciH yields the protein MNGGICSTCGLPKELCICEEVAKEQQRINVNVNRRRYGKEVTVIDGLDPSDIDLQELTKFLKGKLACGGTVKGSSIELQGDHRDRVKELLTKKGYSLDNIN
- a CDS encoding cobyric acid synthase — encoded protein: MSLMILGTSSHVGKSVTVAAICRIMIRQGISVAPFKSQNMSLNSYVTRDGAEIGIAQAMQAFAARVLPSALMNPVLLKPKGDSTSQVVLLGHPYKDVQIRDYYQETDHLLEIAVDAYHQLVEEYGAVIVEGAGGAAEVNLYDRDIANIRLAEHLRLPIVLVADIERGGVFAQVYGTIALLPEQIRPLVKGIIINKFRGDPTLFESGVKTLEDLTGVPVLGVIPYTRLDLPSEDSLSLQDKERQTGLVRIAVIRLPQIANFTDFELLERHAAVDYLLPGESLDGYDCIIIPGTKNTVNDLLALQASGTAAAIRDARGQGVPVIGICGGYQMLGKTVIDDGSEARKGTYEGLGLLDLVTTFEGYDKTTVQVQRTAAPVPPILDAMGTVSGYEIHMGTTVLKSGRTAFAGEGAVSDDGLVFGTYLHGLFMVPAAAEALLSYLYSQRGLTFTGIEEQNEDPYDLLADHFEAHLQMERLLTLCSDHTPETPV